A DNA window from candidate division WOR-3 bacterium contains the following coding sequences:
- a CDS encoding type II secretion system protein, with translation MKKRGFTLIELMVVVVIIGILAAIAIPNFVRVVDRSREASVKSNMHTLQVAVEALAVDHDGNYPGTANTDDIEDELPLNYKNPYTGATLEDDGLNACISVGAQAGSPGMVGYEPEDANQAQATDFNGVYYEITGYGKNRLIDLTLRPGTNLPQGGGGGQP, from the coding sequence ATGAAGAAGCGTGGTTTTACCTTGATTGAGTTAATGGTTGTGGTTGTCATCATTGGTATTCTTGCAGCTATAGCCATCCCGAACTTTGTAAGGGTTGTAGATAGATCTAGAGAAGCTTCTGTAAAGTCGAATATGCATACTTTGCAAGTAGCTGTTGAAGCATTAGCTGTAGATCATGATGGAAATTATCCTGGAACCGCGAATACTGACGATATTGAGGATGAATTACCCTTAAATTACAAAAATCCTTATACAGGAGCGACGTTAGAGGATGATGGTCTTAACGCATGTATTTCAGTAGGAGCACAAGCTGGTAGCCCTGGCATGGTTGGTTATGAACCTGAGGATGCAAATCAAGCTCAAGCTACAGATTTTAATGGAGTATATTATGAAATAACGGGGTACGGGAAAAATAGGTTGATTGATCTCACTTTGAGACCAGGAACGAATCTTCCACAAGGCGGAGGTGGTGGACAGCCTTAG
- a CDS encoding prepilin-type N-terminal cleavage/methylation domain-containing protein gives MRKIGFTLIELMIVIVIIGILVAIAVPNFVRVLNRAKEAEVESNMHITQLEVEFYAIGHSSVYPPTVDSIINNFPDYMKNPFNHSAPAVQDGREEDIEGVVEYETSEPYEHYKIRGLGRNAAPLPLILSEGLVK, from the coding sequence ATGAGAAAAATAGGATTTACCTTAATTGAACTTATGATTGTAATTGTGATAATTGGAATTCTTGTTGCAATTGCTGTTCCTAATTTTGTGAGAGTTTTAAATCGAGCTAAAGAAGCAGAGGTTGAATCAAATATGCATATAACTCAACTTGAGGTAGAGTTTTATGCTATTGGTCATTCTAGTGTATATCCCCCAACTGTAGACTCTATAATAAATAATTTTCCTGATTATATGAAAAACCCATTTAATCATTCTGCACCAGCCGTTCAAGATGGAAGGGAAGAAGATATTGAGGGAGTTGTCGAATACGAGACTTCTGAACCATATGAGCATTACAAAATTAGAGGATTGGGAAGAAATGCTGCCCCCCTTCCACTTATTCTCTCGGAAGGACTTGTGAAATGA
- a CDS encoding MFS transporter, translated as MKKNKEKSFKDQLSIPTKLTYGLGTALDMWGFWLYPGVAFAVFNIYLGVEPWLIGLALTLIRIYDAILDPVIGWLSDNLRSPLGRRRPFILIAGILSGIGLPLLFAVSPNWAEIKFLGASAVFWYMAFSSLIYIPIISAFSVPYNSLGAELTPDYEERTNVMTYRSAMQKIFEVGNFYALRFTNLAWFLLPTGGKNTLKGIQVYTSILGTLMAIFAITIFFKVKERYYDKVVIKIKDRISIKSSFYETLKVQPFRMLMSFGGAFTLGTSMVGSLGYYTTIYYVCKGNTILGDNWNFWMGVAFMIGGFLGAPILNRIAHKIGKRNAVVIAAIIGIIGYGGSWYLYTPLVPWLQTIASGTMGMAASALWMLHGSIGADIIDYDELLTGKRREGSFTSCGSYILKLGNSLGYFISGLILNLAGFDASQRLQAPETILWIRRMLAGIPVIGLLFVIFFVLRITLTKEKCEEIRKLLEKRRGKV; from the coding sequence ATGAAGAAAAACAAAGAAAAGTCTTTTAAAGATCAACTTTCGATTCCTACTAAATTAACTTATGGTCTTGGAACCGCCTTAGATATGTGGGGTTTTTGGCTTTATCCTGGTGTTGCATTTGCAGTATTCAACATTTATCTTGGCGTAGAACCTTGGCTTATTGGATTAGCTTTGACTCTTATAAGGATATACGATGCAATTTTGGATCCTGTAATTGGTTGGTTATCAGATAATCTTCGTTCTCCTCTTGGAAGAAGACGCCCTTTTATTTTAATTGCTGGAATCCTAAGCGGAATAGGGCTACCTCTTCTTTTTGCTGTTTCTCCAAACTGGGCAGAGATTAAATTCTTAGGAGCATCAGCAGTTTTCTGGTATATGGCTTTCTCCTCGTTAATTTATATTCCAATTATAAGTGCTTTTTCTGTTCCCTATAACAGCTTAGGAGCAGAATTAACACCCGATTACGAAGAACGGACGAATGTTATGACATATAGAAGTGCAATGCAAAAAATATTTGAGGTTGGAAACTTTTACGCTCTTAGGTTTACAAATTTAGCTTGGTTTTTGCTTCCTACAGGAGGAAAAAATACTCTCAAGGGTATTCAAGTTTATACCTCAATTCTCGGAACTCTAATGGCGATATTTGCCATAACAATTTTTTTTAAGGTGAAGGAACGTTATTATGATAAGGTTGTTATAAAAATAAAAGACCGCATTTCAATAAAAAGCTCTTTTTACGAAACACTGAAAGTCCAACCATTTAGGATGCTGATGAGTTTTGGAGGGGCTTTCACTCTCGGAACAAGTATGGTGGGGTCCTTAGGTTATTACACGACTATCTACTACGTATGTAAAGGAAACACAATTCTTGGAGACAATTGGAATTTTTGGATGGGAGTTGCTTTTATGATTGGAGGATTTTTAGGAGCACCTATATTAAACAGAATTGCTCATAAAATAGGAAAAAGAAACGCCGTTGTTATTGCTGCAATTATTGGTATTATTGGATATGGAGGTTCCTGGTATCTCTATACCCCTCTTGTGCCCTGGTTACAAACAATTGCCTCTGGAACAATGGGAATGGCTGCTTCAGCTTTATGGATGTTACACGGATCAATTGGAGCAGATATTATAGATTACGACGAACTCCTTACAGGAAAGCGCAGAGAAGGCTCTTTTACCTCTTGTGGTTCATATATTCTTAAATTGGGTAACTCCTTAGGATATTTCATTTCCGGTTTAATCCTAAATTTAGCAGGCTTTGATGCTTCTCAAAGGCTACAAGCTCCAGAAACCATCTTATGGATAAGAAGAATGCTTGCTGGAATTCCAGTAATTGGTTTATTATTTGTGATCTTTTTTGTCTTAAGGATAACACTCACAAAAGAAAAATGTGAAGAGATTAGAAAACTTCTTGAAAAACGAAGAGGAAAAGTTTAA
- a CDS encoding glycosyl hydrolase 115 family protein, giving the protein MKLNKLKGIIFLLFISFCSKANLESNFSIFLEKEGKIFPLSSSKKTTPLLISSSDYPGVIKIAKIFQEDIERVTNRKPLLFVDTIPKARELIIIGTVGKNKFIDNLIKEKKIDISGIKGKWEAFLIQVLENPFPKIEKALFIIGSDKRGTIYGMFEISSKIGVSPWYWWADVPPKKKENLFISVNRYISGEPKVKYRGIFINDEEPALGEWVRENFGGFNSKFYEKVFELILRLKGNFLWPAMWGKAFYVDDTLNPKLANEYGVVIGTSHHEPMMRAHDEWRRFGSGRWDYRLNEEKLKEFWEEGIKRMNGYESLITIGMRGDGDEPMSEETEIALLEKIIKDQREIIQKVLGKPAYKVPQVWALYKEVQDYYDKGMKVPPDVTLLLCDDNWGNVRRLPKLDKSFHAGGYGMYYHFDFVGGPRSYKWINTNLIPRIWEQMHLCYEYGVRKIWIVNVGDIKQMELPTQFFLDYAWNPEALTIDKLPEYTKLWVKQQFGEAFAEEIAEILTKYTKYNSRRKPELLDSTTYSLIHFKEAERIVEEYNKMRDKALRIYENLQEEYKDAYYQLVLFPTIASANLNEMYVTLGKNYLYAKQGRASTNDLADKVKELFRKDTELTEYYHKKIANGKWNHIIGQPHIGYSSWKDPEKNIMPKIKVIKLPNTAEMGVAIEGSDNWWPEEKSEAILPEFDCYNQQKYYIEIFNRGKIPFDYKIICKEPWVIISEKKGKIEKEKRIWIEIDWERTPKGNHIIPINIKALKKEVKVKAIVKNPESPKIEEIEGFIESNGYVSIEAEHYTGAIEKDNIKWIVIPDLSRTLSGVTPFPVTAERQILGEDSPKLEYKMFLFNKGEVKVKVYFSPTQNFHNTEGLHYGISFDDESPQIINVHKNDTIPDWKYPPTWNEAVSNNIKISTSQHYIEHPGYHTLNFWMVDPGLVLQKIVVETKEIPPTYLGPPESFYRIKKGSSTGK; this is encoded by the coding sequence ATGAAATTAAATAAACTTAAAGGTATAATTTTTCTTTTATTTATTTCATTTTGCTCAAAAGCAAATTTAGAGTCTAATTTTTCCATATTTTTAGAAAAAGAAGGGAAAATATTTCCTCTTTCTTCCTCTAAGAAAACTACTCCTTTACTAATAAGTTCTTCTGATTACCCAGGTGTAATTAAAATAGCAAAAATTTTTCAAGAAGATATTGAAAGAGTAACTAATAGAAAGCCTCTCCTTTTTGTCGACACTATACCAAAGGCAAGAGAACTCATTATAATTGGAACGGTTGGAAAAAACAAATTTATTGATAATCTAATAAAAGAGAAAAAAATTGATATTAGTGGAATTAAAGGTAAATGGGAAGCATTCTTAATTCAGGTTTTAGAAAATCCTTTCCCTAAAATAGAAAAGGCTCTCTTTATAATAGGAAGTGATAAACGTGGAACAATATATGGGATGTTTGAAATTTCTTCTAAAATAGGTGTTTCTCCTTGGTATTGGTGGGCTGATGTTCCTCCTAAAAAGAAGGAAAATCTTTTTATTTCAGTAAATAGATACATTTCAGGTGAGCCAAAGGTAAAATATAGAGGTATCTTCATCAACGATGAAGAACCAGCTCTCGGAGAGTGGGTTAGAGAAAATTTTGGAGGGTTTAATTCTAAATTTTACGAAAAGGTTTTTGAGCTAATATTAAGATTAAAAGGAAATTTCCTTTGGCCTGCTATGTGGGGTAAAGCTTTCTATGTTGATGATACCTTAAATCCAAAATTAGCAAATGAATACGGAGTCGTAATAGGAACTTCCCATCACGAACCTATGATGAGAGCTCATGATGAGTGGAGACGCTTCGGTTCTGGAAGATGGGATTATAGATTAAATGAAGAAAAATTAAAAGAATTCTGGGAAGAAGGGATAAAAAGGATGAATGGATATGAAAGCCTTATTACGATAGGAATGAGAGGAGATGGAGATGAACCTATGAGTGAAGAAACTGAGATTGCCTTACTTGAAAAAATTATAAAAGACCAAAGAGAAATAATTCAAAAGGTATTAGGAAAGCCAGCTTATAAGGTTCCTCAAGTTTGGGCTCTATATAAAGAAGTCCAAGATTATTATGATAAAGGGATGAAAGTTCCTCCAGACGTTACATTACTTTTGTGTGACGACAACTGGGGCAATGTTCGAAGACTACCAAAATTAGATAAATCTTTCCACGCTGGCGGTTATGGCATGTATTACCACTTTGACTTTGTTGGAGGTCCAAGAAGTTACAAATGGATAAATACAAATTTAATTCCAAGAATTTGGGAACAGATGCATCTTTGCTACGAATATGGGGTAAGAAAGATCTGGATTGTAAATGTTGGGGACATAAAACAAATGGAACTTCCCACTCAATTCTTCTTAGACTATGCATGGAATCCTGAAGCCTTGACCATTGATAAATTACCAGAATATACAAAACTTTGGGTCAAGCAACAATTTGGAGAGGCATTCGCTGAAGAAATAGCTGAAATTCTCACAAAATACACAAAGTATAATTCCAGAAGAAAACCGGAATTACTTGATTCTACCACTTACAGTCTTATCCACTTTAAAGAAGCCGAAAGAATCGTAGAGGAATATAATAAAATGAGAGATAAAGCCTTAAGAATTTACGAAAATTTACAGGAAGAATATAAAGATGCCTATTACCAGTTGGTCCTTTTCCCAACCATAGCTTCTGCAAATTTAAACGAAATGTATGTTACGTTAGGGAAAAATTATCTATATGCAAAGCAAGGACGTGCAAGCACAAATGATCTCGCAGATAAAGTAAAAGAGTTATTTAGAAAAGACACTGAGTTAACCGAATACTATCATAAAAAAATAGCAAATGGAAAATGGAATCACATAATAGGGCAACCACATATTGGTTATTCCTCTTGGAAAGATCCGGAAAAAAATATTATGCCAAAAATAAAGGTAATAAAACTTCCTAATACTGCGGAAATGGGTGTTGCAATCGAAGGAAGTGATAATTGGTGGCCAGAAGAAAAAAGTGAAGCAATATTGCCAGAATTTGACTGCTATAATCAACAGAAATATTATATAGAAATATTTAACCGTGGGAAGATCCCTTTTGATTATAAAATAATATGTAAAGAACCGTGGGTAATCATATCAGAGAAAAAAGGCAAAATTGAAAAGGAAAAACGCATATGGATTGAAATAGATTGGGAAAGAACACCAAAAGGAAATCACATAATACCAATTAATATAAAAGCTCTAAAAAAAGAAGTAAAAGTAAAGGCAATTGTAAAGAATCCAGAATCTCCAAAAATAGAAGAAATAGAAGGCTTTATAGAAAGTAATGGATATGTATCAATAGAAGCAGAACATTATACGGGAGCTATTGAAAAAGATAATATAAAATGGATAGTCATCCCTGATTTAAGTAGAACTCTATCTGGAGTTACACCTTTCCCTGTCACAGCTGAAAGGCAAATTTTAGGAGAAGATAGCCCTAAATTAGAATATAAAATGTTTCTTTTTAATAAGGGCGAAGTGAAAGTAAAGGTTTATTTCTCCCCCACTCAGAATTTTCATAATACAGAAGGATTACATTATGGAATTTCTTTCGACGATGAATCCCCACAAATAATAAATGTTCATAAAAATGATACAATTCCTGATTGGAAATATCCACCAACATGGAATGAAGCTGTATCAAATAATATAAAAATTTCAACTTCTCAACATTATATTGAACACCCTGGATACCACACCTTGAATTTTTGGATGGTTGATCCAGGTCTTGTTCTTCAAAAAATAGTGGTGGAAACAAAAGAAATCCCACCTACTTACTTAGGACCCCCTGAAAGTTTTTATAGAATAAAAAAAGGAAGCTCTACCGGAAAGTAG
- the xylA gene encoding xylose isomerase yields MGKYLSGIKKVKFEGKTSKDPLAFKFYNPDEVINGKKMKDHLRFSVAYWHSFRGTGTDPFGNGTIERPWEKFSDEIDRAKARVDAAFELFEILGVPFFCFHDRDIAPEGETLAETNKNLDIIVNHIKEHLKTSETRVLWVTANLFSNPRYMHGAATSPYADVFAYAAAQVKKALEIAKELNAENYVFWGGREGYETLLNTDMKLELDNLARFLHLACDYAEKIGFDGQFLIEPKPHEPTSHQYDFDVATVIGFLRSYDLFDKFKINIEANHATLARHTFHHELRMARINGVLGSIDANQGELLLGWDTDHFPTNVYWTTLAMYEVIKNGGLGRGGLNFDAKVRRGSFEVEDLIYAHISGMDSFAKAYKVADKLIKGGEIDNFIKERYSSYSTGIGKSIVEGKEDFESLERYILSKGEPKVQSGRQELLEIILNSYLFD; encoded by the coding sequence ATGGGGAAATATTTAAGTGGTATAAAAAAGGTAAAATTTGAAGGGAAAACCTCTAAGGATCCTTTAGCTTTTAAGTTTTATAATCCAGATGAAGTCATTAACGGGAAGAAAATGAAGGATCATCTTAGATTTTCAGTTGCTTATTGGCATTCGTTTAGAGGGACAGGAACTGATCCTTTTGGGAATGGAACAATTGAGAGGCCTTGGGAGAAGTTTTCAGATGAAATTGATAGAGCTAAAGCGAGAGTGGATGCGGCTTTTGAACTTTTCGAAATTCTTGGAGTTCCATTTTTCTGCTTCCATGATAGAGATATCGCTCCAGAAGGAGAAACTCTTGCAGAAACAAACAAGAATCTTGATATAATTGTAAACCATATAAAGGAACATTTAAAAACAAGTGAAACAAGAGTTCTATGGGTGACCGCAAATCTTTTCTCCAACCCAAGGTATATGCATGGAGCAGCCACTTCTCCATATGCGGATGTTTTTGCTTATGCTGCAGCTCAGGTTAAAAAAGCTCTTGAGATTGCGAAAGAACTAAATGCCGAAAATTATGTATTTTGGGGAGGTAGGGAAGGATATGAAACCTTACTAAATACAGATATGAAGCTTGAGTTAGACAACCTTGCTCGTTTCCTTCACCTTGCTTGTGATTATGCAGAAAAGATTGGTTTTGATGGACAATTTTTAATAGAGCCAAAACCTCACGAACCTACTTCACATCAATATGATTTTGATGTTGCTACGGTCATAGGGTTTTTAAGGAGTTATGATTTATTTGATAAATTTAAAATAAATATAGAGGCTAATCATGCAACTTTGGCAAGGCATACATTTCATCACGAGTTGAGGATGGCTCGAATTAATGGAGTTTTGGGAAGTATTGATGCAAATCAGGGAGAACTACTTTTAGGATGGGATACTGATCATTTCCCAACAAATGTTTATTGGACAACTTTAGCTATGTATGAAGTGATTAAAAATGGTGGGCTTGGAAGAGGAGGTCTAAACTTTGATGCAAAGGTAAGAAGGGGTTCTTTTGAAGTAGAAGATCTTATATATGCGCACATTTCAGGAATGGACTCTTTTGCTAAAGCTTATAAGGTAGCAGATAAGTTAATTAAAGGTGGAGAGATTGATAATTTTATTAAAGAAAGATATTCAAGTTATTCCACAGGGATTGGAAAGTCAATTGTTGAAGGGAAAGAGGATTTTGAATCCCTAGAAAGATACATCCTTTCTAAAGGAGAGCCAAAGGTTCAATCTGGAAGACAGGAGCTTCTTGAGATAATTCTTAATAGTTATCTCTTTGATTAA
- a CDS encoding sugar ABC transporter ATP-binding protein, producing the protein MKKEILLRMEKISKSFPGVKALSGVDLEVYKGEVLALVGENGAGKTTLMEILNPHPAPTGFYIQDEGKIYFEGKEIKPKNPLDARKIGISFIHQNFNLVPNLSVYENMFLGRELRKMGFWGVVDKEEMRKLSNFYLNKLGVKISIDLPVSKLTVAQRQMLEIAKALSFQAKLIIMDEPTASLTENEIENLFRIVNKLKKEGVSFIFVTHKIEEVFKIADRVAVLRDGKMIGVLKIKEATPKKITKMMVGRELEEFPEKKREFGKEILKVKDLTKEGVLDRISFEVKEGEILGFYGLVGAGRTETMRAIFGLDKLDEGEIYVEGKKVQINSPKDAIKKGIILIPEDRQKEGFIPLMNIKENITLLVLREIFKQKIIREKKENAIVRYYINRLKINPPNPFSIVKGLSGGNQQKVIFAKGLASKPKLIILDEPTKGIDIGAKGEIHFLIYQLAGEGLGVIVVSSELPEVIKISDRIIVMAEGKIKKEFLKGEAREEEIVRSAVMG; encoded by the coding sequence GTGAAGAAAGAAATCCTTCTTAGAATGGAGAAGATAAGTAAGTCTTTCCCTGGAGTGAAGGCTCTAAGTGGGGTAGATCTTGAAGTTTATAAAGGAGAAGTTCTCGCTCTTGTGGGAGAAAATGGAGCTGGGAAGACTACTCTTATGGAGATTCTTAATCCCCATCCTGCCCCTACAGGCTTTTACATTCAAGATGAAGGAAAAATTTATTTTGAAGGGAAGGAAATAAAACCTAAAAATCCTTTAGATGCTCGGAAGATAGGAATAAGTTTTATTCATCAGAACTTTAACTTGGTGCCAAACCTTTCGGTTTATGAGAATATGTTTTTGGGAAGAGAATTACGAAAAATGGGTTTTTGGGGAGTGGTTGATAAAGAAGAAATGAGAAAGTTGTCTAATTTTTATCTTAATAAGCTTGGGGTAAAAATATCTATTGATCTACCGGTGAGCAAATTAACTGTTGCTCAAAGACAAATGCTTGAAATCGCGAAAGCTCTTTCTTTTCAAGCGAAGCTTATAATAATGGATGAGCCGACAGCTTCTCTTACGGAAAATGAAATTGAAAATTTGTTTAGAATTGTAAATAAACTTAAAAAAGAAGGGGTTTCTTTTATTTTTGTGACCCATAAAATAGAAGAGGTTTTCAAAATTGCAGATCGAGTTGCAGTTTTAAGAGACGGGAAAATGATTGGAGTTTTAAAGATTAAAGAAGCCACACCGAAGAAGATAACAAAGATGATGGTTGGAAGAGAATTAGAAGAATTTCCTGAAAAAAAGCGAGAGTTTGGGAAAGAAATCTTAAAAGTAAAGGATCTTACTAAGGAGGGTGTATTAGATAGAATTAGTTTTGAGGTAAAAGAGGGTGAAATTCTTGGTTTTTATGGTCTTGTGGGAGCAGGAAGGACAGAGACAATGAGGGCTATATTTGGATTAGATAAGTTAGATGAAGGCGAGATTTATGTAGAAGGAAAGAAAGTTCAAATAAATTCACCAAAAGATGCCATAAAAAAAGGGATTATTCTCATTCCTGAGGATAGACAAAAAGAAGGTTTTATACCCCTAATGAATATTAAAGAGAATATAACTCTTTTGGTTCTAAGAGAAATTTTTAAACAGAAGATTATTAGAGAAAAGAAGGAAAATGCTATAGTTAGGTATTACATAAATAGATTAAAAATAAATCCTCCAAATCCGTTTTCTATTGTAAAAGGTTTATCTGGAGGAAATCAACAGAAAGTTATTTTTGCTAAGGGACTTGCGTCAAAGCCAAAATTGATTATATTAGATGAACCCACTAAGGGGATTGATATAGGGGCAAAAGGAGAGATACATTTTTTAATTTATCAACTTGCTGGAGAAGGGTTAGGGGTAATTGTTGTATCTTCTGAATTACCAGAAGTAATAAAAATAAGTGATAGAATTATTGTAATGGCAGAAGGGAAAATAAAAAAGGAATTTTTGAAGGGCGAAGCCCGAGAAGAAGAAATTGTCCGTTCTGCTGTGATGGGTTAA
- a CDS encoding sugar-binding protein, with amino-acid sequence MSKILKWLFFILGILAFTFGCRKKEIRYGVIGKCVGPYWDVVRKGAEDAGKELGVKITFFTPQKEDIPQQIETLETWISMGFSGVAVAPSDPEALTSPINSAIEKGVPVLTIDTDAPNSKRICYIGTDNYIAGKLAGEKMAEILKGEGKIAIATGSLTAMNSLQRMKGFEDAIKNFPKIEIIKPILCDNEETSKAVELAETILLNNPHLNGFFGVYAFNGPSAAKAVRSAGKKGEVHIVCFDVTDEHLFLIEEGLIDATVAQRQYMMGYEAVKILHSINEKGLQATLDSLPRNENGDYIIDTGVDIVSKNNIKEYLKLMDKWGVPHTFRL; translated from the coding sequence ATGAGTAAAATATTAAAATGGTTGTTTTTTATTTTAGGGATTTTAGCTTTTACTTTTGGTTGTCGTAAAAAAGAAATTCGTTATGGGGTAATTGGGAAATGTGTAGGACCTTATTGGGATGTTGTAAGAAAAGGAGCAGAAGATGCGGGTAAAGAATTGGGAGTAAAAATAACTTTTTTTACACCCCAAAAAGAAGATATTCCTCAACAGATAGAAACTCTTGAGACTTGGATTTCTATGGGCTTTAGCGGAGTTGCGGTTGCTCCTTCTGATCCTGAAGCTCTTACATCTCCTATAAATTCTGCTATAGAAAAGGGTGTTCCTGTTCTTACGATAGATACAGATGCCCCAAATTCAAAGAGAATTTGTTACATAGGGACTGACAATTATATTGCTGGTAAACTTGCAGGAGAAAAAATGGCAGAAATACTTAAAGGCGAAGGTAAGATTGCAATAGCAACTGGTTCGCTTACAGCAATGAACTCTTTACAGAGAATGAAAGGTTTTGAAGATGCAATCAAAAACTTTCCCAAGATAGAGATAATAAAGCCTATTCTTTGCGATAATGAAGAAACTTCTAAGGCTGTAGAACTAGCAGAGACTATTTTACTTAACAATCCTCATTTAAATGGATTTTTTGGAGTTTATGCTTTTAATGGTCCATCTGCCGCTAAAGCTGTAAGGTCTGCAGGAAAAAAAGGAGAGGTTCATATTGTTTGTTTTGATGTTACAGATGAGCATTTGTTTTTGATAGAGGAGGGTTTAATTGATGCTACAGTAGCTCAACGACAGTATATGATGGGTTATGAGGCTGTAAAGATCCTTCACAGTATCAACGAAAAGGGTCTACAGGCCACCCTAGATTCTTTACCGCGAAACGAAAATGGTGATTACATAATTGATACAGGAGTAGATATTGTTAGTAAAAATAATATTAAAGAATATCTTAAATTAATGGATAAGTGGGGAGTTCCGCACACTTTTAGGCTGTGA